In Ornithodoros turicata isolate Travis chromosome 1, ASM3712646v1, whole genome shotgun sequence, the DNA window actttacatgggcgAGGATGATTCCCCCTTCGTTTTCCTCTCCAAAATGCACTACGAAGGGCATGATTGGAGGGGGTCGACCCCCCCAAAACCATCCCCTGGATGACAGTACAGGCGCGTGCAACAGCAACAACCATTTGTCATAGTATATATGTATTTGGAGAGGGTACTGTGTTACAGAGCTTGAAGAACGGTAAGTGGATCATATGGGAAATGTCTCATTGAAACGACTTCAAGACTTAACTTAAGAGCATGCAATGGTAGAATGATTGCAGAAGGATATGTTTGAATAGTCATTTGTGTCACGCATTTGTACATGTGATCTTATTTGACACTGCGTTTGTCTTTTTCAAAGTAAAAGACTACTGCCTGATACTGTTGTATCTTTTATGAATCTAGGTTTTTGCAGATGCTAATTAAGCGACAAGATCCTTTCAGGCGTCGGCTAAATACGCAAGAATAACAGAACACTTAAATTATCTCAGCAAATGTACGGAACACAGCTGAAATATGGTTGTACTACCTGCGGTAATAACGGTAGCCAGCGAGAAGCGCAgttaagaaaagaaaacgaatttGAGACTTCTACTTCGTGCGTCTTGAGCGGGCGTCGAGTTTATGTACACTTAGGTGCAGCCAAGCAATACTGAATTCTTCCACCGTTGTACAACGGCTTAtgtcaaacacacacacgccaaacaACACGGAATGCCGCACGGAACGAGAGCTGACCACAACACTTCCACAattgcaacactgtactagaAGATCATCTATTACTATTCATCATACTATTCATCTCTCGCTTTCTTTGCTACTTGCACCTTCTCTTCTCAATAATTCAGTTCCCATTGCAGTGTGTAAACAAGTACTGGCAGCCATGCTGGCCGCGATGGGGCGATGGCAACTCCGTTCGTTTCTGGCCGCCGCAGGTTTTCAGGTTGCCGCGGCGCCAACCAATAGGCGTGCGCGCATTCTCCTATGCGTACACTAGCCTGCGTTAAGTAATTTCGCTCCCCGGGCATGTCCCTTACAAAAGTTGGCTTCTCCTGTCTATAGAATTCCTAACTTCATTTTATAGACTATCTAGTATCTATCACTGCTACTTTCTATCCACTTAATCTAAAGAAACTGTATAGAAGCCCTATTAACAAGCTATGACTTTTCAAACTAGTGCAGAGTTGTATAGACATTCTATACATGTTCTACAGACACATATACAGGATTTCCACCGTAACTGTAGCAgtaattttaaaaaatagaaaaatcacttttCTCAGTTTTAACCAATGCGGTTGTACTGTAAACACCTTAGGAGGGCACAGGCAAGCTTCTGTGTGGATCAATTAATTAACTTTAGTTAATTGACTTTTTAAGTACCAACGATAGAAGATTGACCCCAATAAGACCGTCGAATCCTTTGGGGTCTCTGGTAAcattaccgttttcagaacaaaaatcgagaaagttatagcgcgaggaaagggTCTGGAAATAAGGCGATATGATTGGTCGTTTTTCCTCCCTCTACTAGAAGCGTTCCCgtttaccttttttgctctgtACGCGAGGGAGGCAAAACATTGTCGCATGGGGGACACATTGCAAGGGGACAGAGTAGTACGTCAGCTTCTTCCCTCCCCCGCATACACAGGAAATGAAAACGGGAGCGTCGAAAGATGACCACCAGAACATcttatttccaggccctttAAACGCGCTATAATTGCCCCAATtttcgttctgaaaacggtagCGTTACCAGTGACCGCAAGGGGCCCGATGTTATCATTGGGTCAATCCTCTATGGTTGATAATTaagaagttaattaacgaaagttaattaatgcaccGTCACAGAAGTTTGCCTGAGCCGTCTTAAGGTGGCCGTTTAGGCGGAGAGTACATtgccattggttaaaactggCGTAAagttatttttctattttttaaaaattgctTATATAGTTACGGTGGACAACCTGTATGTACACAACTTCTCGATAAGTTGTGTATATAGATGTGTCTGTAGAAAGTGTATAACCCTGGTCCAGATTCCTATAGGACCTTGTGGTGTTATGAAACCCTATAGGACCTGTAGGACTCATAGGATCCTATAGGCCCCATGTGACACTTAGGATCCTATAGGTACCTATTGAACTCATAGGATCCTACAGGTACCTACTGGACCATATAGGTCCTGGTGGACATGTAGGTCCAATCGGTAGTCTTCCAGTATAGGTTGGACTCCTGTAGGTCTCACTAGGGCATTGCTATAGGATTGTGCCATTGCGCATGCAACGTGGTGCAGTGAAGCGAAAAGTCAAGACTAAATGAAACTTAACACTTTTATTCTGTAGACATAGCAGCTACTCTTCTTGCACTCTTGCGAAGATCGTTGATCTTTTCTGCAAGGTATCTGTTTACTTTTTCGAGACTGCTTTCTATCTTTGCTGCAGGCTCACTTTCAGCCTCCAACTTCCTCCTCAGGCTCCCTATCAAACAAAGTATATATTAGGAACCTTGTTTATGCTAGTACATGACCATCTTGACTCTTCCAGAGCGAACAAATATAATATGTAAAGAAATGTGACGAAGAGAGGCAAGACACCCAGGCATAGGTTCATGGGCAAGAAACTAGCTGATCACCTTGAAAGATGACTGCTGTGAGAGGCGAAGTGCTAAGAGAGGTTCGAAATGGACCCCTCCGACCCTTGCCCCTTTCTGCACAAGCATTGTTGAGGAGACTTCTGGCTTCTGCAACAGTTGTGAACGCTCAGCCTTACGAGATCTCTAAGAAATAACCTGGTTGATGGTGTTTTTATGGCACATTAGCAGCCAAAGATGACTGGGCTCTAATCGGGGCCAGTGCTTtgttatttttctcttttctgtGTTGGTTATCCCCATGTACTAAACGAATCTACTTTAATATACCAGCGCAGCTGAGCTCTGCGATGAGCTGCTGCGTTAGTGCAGCACTGAGTGACCATGTTGTCTTTTCCATATGCCAAATGAAACATGATTTCAATTTCAGTAATATCTTTGCTACGTACCCTTAATTAGTGACACCTTGATAGGAGACAAACGCGGCCATGGCTGCTGGTCCGCCTGTTTTCTGCTGTTGCAGAGGGACCCTGTCAATGTGCGTTCCATTAGAGTCTCGGTACCCCATATTGCCACAGCAAGGCTTTTTACAAAGTGGCTATCCTTCTGTTGCTGCAGGTCCTGCCACAGTTGCGAGCATATTTGAATCCCAACATTGGGGAACCGGACCTGCAAGATATGAACATACGTCACATAAACATCAAGCAGTCTGCACTGCGACACTCAGCTCTCTGCCCTATTGCAGCACTACCACACTAAATTCACTCTGCTTTACGCATTGCGAAGTTGCACTATAGCTCGCCATAGTTCTACTGGCGCATGCGTGTCCACCGCGGGCAACATCACTTCAAAGAAATACTAAGGCTCACGAAGCAGAATTGTGCCATTCACTGGCAGCTGCCAAAGATATTTAACttgcatggaaacattttttACAAAGGCTTCCAAATGGCAACCGAATGAGTCTTTAGAAGAGCAGCAATGTACATGATGCTGCATGTCTATACAATGCCACAACTTGATACATTCAAGATGCATCTGTTGTTGCAGTGCAAAATGTGAAGCTAGAGAATGTACTGGTCAGAGAGCACGAATTTAATTAAGGATTAAATGACTGTCAGCCACCCATTCTGTCGCTCCATGAGGTCAAAAGACGTCTGCATAGATTGACATGTGTTCGAGTACATGTTCTCGTTCCCAACTGGTTACTGCCAATTCTTCCTTCTTTACCATCCTAATGGCCACTGCCAATAAGCGTTATTTTTCATACAGGTCTGATCTTTTTTTAACCGTAGTGCTGAGGAAAAAAATGCAATAACAGTCAACGTGCGATTGATTAACTGTCTTAGCTTTTTGGCTACCAACGCTTGCGATTTCTGAGCAGAAATCTCGCAAAGCCAGGTTAGCCCAAAACTCAACGCACCTAAATGGCCTGGTCCCAATTTCAGTTCTGAAGTAATATCGATGGCTTTCTTGCCATGCAATTCACGCTTTATAACTTGGTCTTTTGAGGTACAATCGAGCACTCAATACATTAAATGATTAGCAGAGGAGCTGCACCTTAGTAACATGAGGAAGATAAGCTGAAGTTTCTTATTATCTTACCAATCCATCATCTTCTTCAAAAATACAAATGTCATCCCGTGAGGGTGGCCTTTGAGATGCAGGTGATCCAGTCTCCAACATTGGGGAGGCTGCAGCGACAAATGGCCGAGGATGGTCCTTTGAAGTACCTATTATGAAAAGGAGGTATTACACATCTGGgataacagagagagagagagattatgcatttaatggcacaaaggcagcaAAGGCCATAACAAGGTCTGGGATAACGAAAGCATAGCACAACTACTTCAACAAAATCAACAATTGAAGAAAAAGACAATGTGTGCCAGCACCAGGTTGTACCTGGATAAATTACACCACATTGACATGACTGCCTTTTCCCTTTCCAATTCCTCAGATGTTTTCCCACTCAGTCACATACTAATGCTGTTGACAAGAAATTGGAAACGAGCCAAGGCGAGCTTAGTCCATGGAAAAAGCATAGGTGGTCATAGACGGTTTCCTATCCGTTCACAATTCAGTGCCTCAAGAAAACACAGGAGAAACCACAGAAGGCTCACACAACCCACCAATAGGCCTCACTGTACTCCATGTAAAAACCTGcgtttttacattatggagtatACACAGGAACGACATGAACAGACGCTTACTTAGCTTAAAACTAACAGACAGCTGGGGGGCAGCTCCATGTTTCACCATAAGAGGAACATGGTGAAAAGACCTATCAAGCAATAGTGACACATGCATACCTATTTTTTCCAGCAAGGCTCGTTGTAGGTTGTGATTGAGCTCCTGGACCTCTTCAAGCTCAGCTCTGGTGTCCTTCAGTCTGTCTTTCAGCTTGAGGTACTTCCGTTCCAACTTGTTATAGCGCTCTGAAGACTATGGAATGCAAGGGCACACAGAAGTCTCATCATTGAAGGCAGTGATACTTCGATCAATCGTGTAGAGCATGAAGGCTTGTGTTGGAAGAACCTGAAGATTGCATATGAATGAAGACACAGGAGACATCGAGAACATAGACAGAATCAATGAAGCAATTGCACGGCACACCACAGGCTGCGAAGACCAATTGCTAACTCATCCAAGATATCTGCACAGGGGGCAAGGAAGAATGGAAGTAACAGGAAAGAACATTAAGTTATGCAGAAGTGCCATTTTTTTAACACGTTGTAATTATCGGTATCATTAATTTACCTCGTCATCCTGTTCACTCGTGCTGCATGCGCTGGCACCTGCATGGAAAGCAGGGTTTTTCCTGATCGCCTTTTGGTGTTGGCTCAAGATGTGGGACCATTGCGAGGTTCGTCCCTTTGCTGTTTTGGCTCTTGCACTCTGAAGAAAACAGGCAGATGTTCAgcaacatatacagggtgtgtaaCAGGACAAGTAAAGTTTCACTGCCCTTCAGGCCATTGAAATGCAAAAGGAGTAAAGGCACACCTACCTTAGAGGCTGTAGGGTTTGCATCTGCTTCCGAATT includes these proteins:
- the LOC135378569 gene encoding uncharacterized protein LOC135378569 isoform X1, with the protein product MLETGSPASQRPPSRDDICIFEEDDGLVRFPNVGIQICSQLWQDLQQQKDSHFVKSLAVAIWGTETLMERTLTGSLCNSRKQADQQPWPRLSPIKVSLIKGSLRRKLEAESEPAAKIESSLEKVNRYLAEKINDLRKSARRVAAMSTE